From one Bacillota bacterium genomic stretch:
- a CDS encoding molybdopterin-dependent oxidoreductase, which produces MSDAAASEAQVTVTIDGRTVRVPKGTLVVEAARQAGIHIPVFCYHPKLKPAGVCRMCLVKVEKMPKLVPACTTPVTDGMVVDTRDPEVQEVQKGILEFLLINHPLDCPVCDKGGECELQDMTFNYGPATSRLADAKVRRRKAVELGPFIVLDEERCILCRRCVRFDDEVATEAQLVIGERAVDSVVTTAGGQPYAHYFTGNAAELCPVGALTSAPYRFRARPWDVSPVASFCTLCPIHCPVRLDFRHGRLMRVVSQGAPEENTFGTRGLMAAYHTPSEDVPGARGMGWLCDRGRFNYQYVQSPQRVAQPLAGRGALKELAGWDEALQRLEQAIRRAVAEHGPGSVGIIGGGALLAEEAARLRRLAEAIGTPNRDHRVADQAVASLATPSGRSGRVADLDRADVIVLVGQPLVEQAPVLDLAVRRAGAEGRAAIFAVGPVRPRYRGRVRYVPAAGFDMAAALREIAQDVAAAVAGVKGARSFIVWDGRGAWDGSAAAVGETVLELAGALEHGGSEVHILVPGAQAQSRAAEAAGMLPGPGGLDTAGMLKLSAEGRMQVLYLVGVNLLETFPDRALVEAALSRTPFVAVQDLFVTETARAADLVLPAVPSIMRSGTLVDIDGQTHRLEAVLPPDGAGRPDGEILADLLRRLGADGHDRSMPPPSEAVAALSPAEARRIWGVANGPVMAHPAAALRVVPLVRLYGGGGTVEFDPVFRKHREPVAVWLNPADAERLGVRQGDEVEVRTAHGEIRAAARIEASICEGSLGVPVGAAGGSAWQLTALSNPYPAVLALEVRTPEVVG; this is translated from the coding sequence ATGAGCGACGCCGCTGCTTCCGAGGCGCAGGTCACCGTCACCATCGACGGCCGCACGGTGCGGGTGCCGAAGGGCACGCTCGTGGTGGAGGCGGCGCGCCAGGCGGGCATCCACATCCCGGTCTTCTGCTACCACCCGAAGCTGAAGCCGGCCGGCGTGTGCCGCATGTGCCTGGTCAAGGTCGAGAAGATGCCGAAGCTGGTGCCGGCGTGCACCACGCCGGTTACCGACGGCATGGTGGTGGACACCCGCGACCCCGAGGTCCAGGAGGTCCAGAAGGGCATCCTGGAGTTCCTGCTCATCAACCACCCGCTGGACTGTCCGGTCTGCGACAAGGGCGGCGAGTGCGAACTCCAGGATATGACGTTCAACTACGGGCCGGCGACGAGCCGGCTGGCCGACGCCAAGGTGCGCCGCCGCAAGGCGGTGGAACTCGGGCCGTTCATCGTGCTGGACGAGGAGCGGTGCATCCTTTGCCGGAGGTGCGTGCGCTTCGACGACGAGGTGGCGACGGAAGCGCAGCTCGTCATCGGCGAACGCGCCGTCGACTCGGTGGTCACCACCGCCGGCGGGCAGCCTTACGCTCACTACTTCACCGGAAACGCCGCCGAGCTATGCCCGGTGGGCGCGCTTACGTCCGCACCCTACCGTTTCCGGGCACGGCCGTGGGACGTGAGCCCGGTCGCATCGTTTTGCACCCTGTGCCCGATCCACTGCCCGGTGCGGCTCGACTTCCGGCACGGGCGCCTGATGCGGGTGGTGTCACAGGGGGCGCCGGAGGAGAACACCTTCGGCACTCGCGGGTTGATGGCGGCGTACCACACGCCCTCCGAGGACGTGCCGGGGGCCCGGGGCATGGGGTGGCTGTGCGACCGGGGGCGGTTCAACTACCAGTACGTGCAGTCGCCGCAGCGCGTGGCGCAGCCGCTGGCCGGGCGGGGGGCGCTGAAGGAGCTGGCCGGATGGGACGAGGCGCTCCAGAGGCTCGAGCAGGCCATCCGGCGGGCGGTGGCCGAGCACGGGCCGGGCAGCGTCGGCATCATCGGCGGCGGAGCGCTGCTGGCCGAGGAGGCGGCTCGCTTACGGCGGCTGGCCGAGGCCATCGGGACGCCCAACCGGGACCACCGGGTGGCGGATCAGGCCGTTGCGTCGCTCGCCACGCCGTCCGGGCGCAGCGGGCGGGTGGCTGACCTGGATCGGGCCGATGTCATCGTGCTGGTGGGCCAGCCTCTCGTCGAACAGGCGCCGGTGCTGGACCTGGCAGTTCGCAGGGCTGGCGCGGAAGGCAGGGCGGCCATCTTCGCGGTCGGGCCGGTGCGACCGCGCTACCGGGGCCGGGTGCGCTACGTACCGGCCGCAGGGTTCGACATGGCGGCCGCGCTGCGGGAGATAGCGCAAGACGTCGCGGCCGCGGTGGCCGGCGTCAAGGGCGCCCGGTCGTTCATCGTGTGGGACGGCCGGGGCGCGTGGGATGGCTCGGCGGCGGCTGTGGGCGAGACGGTTCTGGAGCTTGCCGGGGCGCTGGAGCACGGCGGCTCGGAGGTTCACATCCTGGTGCCGGGAGCGCAGGCCCAGAGCCGCGCGGCGGAGGCGGCCGGGATGTTGCCTGGCCCAGGGGGGCTCGACACGGCGGGCATGCTCAAGTTGTCCGCCGAAGGCCGCATGCAGGTGCTGTACCTCGTCGGGGTCAATCTGCTGGAGACCTTTCCCGACCGGGCGCTCGTCGAGGCGGCGCTTTCGAGGACGCCGTTCGTGGCGGTGCAGGACCTGTTCGTGACGGAAACGGCCCGGGCGGCGGACCTGGTGCTGCCTGCGGTGCCGTCCATCATGCGATCCGGGACCCTGGTGGACATAGACGGCCAGACCCATCGCCTGGAGGCCGTTCTGCCGCCCGACGGTGCGGGCCGACCCGACGGGGAGATCCTGGCGGATCTGCTACGCCGGCTGGGCGCGGATGGGCACGACAGGAGCATGCCGCCACCGTCCGAGGCGGTGGCCGCGCTCTCGCCCGCCGAAGCCCGGCGGATCTGGGGTGTGGCGAACGGACCGGTGATGGCGCACCCGGCGGCGGCGCTGCGGGTTGTGCCGCTCGTGCGGCTGTACGGCGGAGGCGGCACCGTGGAGTTTGACCCCGTCTTCCGCAAGCACCGGGAGCCCGTGGCGGTCTGGCTCAATCCGGCCGATGCAGAGCGCCTGGGAGTTCGCCAGGGGGACGAGGTCGAGGTGCGGACGGCCCACGGGGAGATCCGGGCGGCCGCGCGCATCGAGGCATCGATTTGCGAGGGTAGCCTTGGCGTGCCGGTGGGCGCCGCCGGAGGTTCGGCCTGGCAGCTCACCGCCCTGTCGAATCCGTACCCGGCAGTGCTTGCGCTTGAGGTTCGCACCCCCGAGGTGGTGGGCTAA
- the nuoF gene encoding NADH-quinone oxidoreductase subunit NuoF, translated as MAAAFEPVLTAGIGKLALESIEVYEAQGGYGALRKAVRQMTPQDVQKEVTDSNLRGRGGAGFPTGKKWSFLPNDGRPRYLVCNADESEPGTFKDRLLLERNPHLIIEAIMLAGYAIGAARAFIYVRGEFVQAYEVLTRALAQARQRRYVGQRVLGSDFSLEIAIHRGAGAYICGEETGLLSSLEGRRGEPRIRPPFPATAGLYGMPTVVNNVETLACIPPIISRGAQWFASIGSPKSPGPKIFSVSGRVRRPGNYELPLGTPLREILFEHAGGLEPGRRLKAVLPGGGSSPLLTEAHLDVPMDFDSVAQAGSMLGSAGVIVLDDRDCIVRAARVLAEFYAHESCGQCTPCREGLHWAAVILRRIEEGGGRPDDIDVLKSLPGHIAGRTICPLADAGVGFLNSSLKHFADEYRAHVTVGRCAQEAYVA; from the coding sequence ATGGCGGCCGCGTTTGAGCCGGTCCTGACCGCCGGCATCGGGAAGCTCGCCCTCGAGTCCATCGAGGTCTATGAGGCGCAGGGCGGCTACGGGGCGCTGCGCAAGGCCGTACGGCAGATGACCCCCCAGGACGTCCAGAAGGAGGTCACCGACTCGAACCTCCGGGGGCGGGGCGGCGCCGGCTTTCCCACGGGCAAGAAGTGGAGCTTCCTGCCGAACGACGGCAGGCCCCGGTATCTCGTCTGCAACGCGGACGAAAGCGAGCCGGGCACGTTCAAGGACCGGCTGCTCCTCGAACGCAACCCGCACCTGATCATCGAGGCCATCATGCTGGCCGGCTACGCCATCGGCGCCGCGCGGGCGTTCATCTACGTGCGGGGCGAGTTCGTCCAGGCGTACGAGGTGCTGACCCGCGCGCTCGCGCAGGCCAGGCAGCGCAGGTACGTCGGGCAGCGGGTGCTCGGGTCGGACTTTTCGCTGGAGATCGCCATCCACCGCGGCGCCGGCGCTTACATCTGCGGCGAGGAGACGGGGCTCCTGAGTTCGCTGGAGGGCCGCCGGGGGGAGCCGCGGATCCGGCCGCCGTTCCCGGCGACCGCAGGCCTGTACGGGATGCCGACGGTCGTCAACAACGTGGAGACGCTGGCGTGCATTCCGCCCATCATCAGCCGCGGGGCGCAGTGGTTCGCCTCGATCGGCAGCCCGAAGAGCCCCGGGCCCAAGATCTTCTCAGTGAGCGGGCGCGTGCGGCGGCCGGGCAACTACGAGTTGCCGCTGGGGACGCCGCTCAGGGAGATCCTCTTCGAGCACGCAGGAGGCCTGGAGCCGGGGCGCCGGCTCAAGGCGGTGCTGCCCGGCGGCGGGTCGTCGCCGTTGCTCACCGAAGCGCACCTGGACGTGCCCATGGACTTTGACTCGGTCGCACAGGCGGGTTCGATGCTGGGTTCAGCCGGGGTCATCGTGCTGGACGACCGGGACTGCATCGTGCGGGCGGCCCGGGTGCTGGCGGAGTTCTACGCGCACGAGTCGTGCGGCCAGTGCACCCCGTGCCGCGAAGGGCTCCACTGGGCGGCCGTGATCCTGCGGCGGATCGAGGAGGGCGGCGGGCGGCCAGACGACATCGACGTGCTGAAGAGCCTGCCGGGGCACATCGCGGGCCGCACGATCTGCCCGCTGGCGGACGCGGGGGTGGGCTTCCTGAACTCGAGCCTCAAGCACTTTGCGGACGAATACCGCGCTCACGTGACCGTGGGCCGCTGCGCACAGGAGGCTTACGTGGCATGA
- a CDS encoding NAD(P)H-dependent oxidoreductase subunit E → MKPKWSERHETVNEILSRYPEKRSAIMPLLHLAQEERGYIGRDDIQAVAEILELSPAQVESVASFYALYLRRPAGRYTLTVCSNLPCTLGGAGRLVEHLEKRLGVRAGETTEDGLFTLRLTGECLAACDQAPVLQVNGYYIHKAVPERVDRVIDALKEGVPIAELADRARLPHEEEHSDGGRV, encoded by the coding sequence ATGAAGCCGAAGTGGTCCGAGCGGCACGAGACCGTCAACGAGATCCTGAGCCGCTACCCGGAGAAGCGGTCCGCGATCATGCCGCTCTTGCACCTCGCCCAGGAGGAGCGGGGGTACATCGGCCGGGACGACATCCAGGCCGTTGCCGAGATCCTGGAACTCAGCCCGGCGCAGGTCGAGTCGGTCGCGTCCTTCTACGCCCTTTACCTGCGCCGCCCGGCGGGGCGCTACACCCTGACGGTCTGCTCCAATTTGCCCTGCACGCTGGGGGGAGCGGGGCGGCTCGTCGAGCACCTGGAAAAACGGCTCGGCGTGCGTGCCGGGGAGACGACCGAGGACGGGCTGTTTACGCTTCGCCTGACGGGCGAGTGCCTGGCCGCGTGCGATCAAGCGCCCGTGCTGCAGGTGAACGGGTATTACATCCACAAGGCCGTGCCCGAGCGCGTGGACCGGGTCATCGACGCGCTGAAAGAGGGCGTGCCCATTGCCGAGCTGGCCGACCGGGCCCGGTTGCCGCACGAGGAGGAGCACTCCGATGGCGGCCGCGTTTGA
- the nuoD gene encoding NADH dehydrogenase (quinone) subunit D, with protein sequence MSGQMWADELQQERMTVSVGPHHPSTHGVLRLILELDGENVAKAEAEIGFLHTGIEKSAENLTWQQAITVIDRMDYLSPLSNNLGYVLAVEKLLQIEAPRRVQYIRVLLTELQRIASHCVWLGTHALDLGAQSIFFYAFDLREGILDILEEASGARMNPSYFRIGGLARDVPPSFARMVDAYLREFPKRMAQLRSILDENPVWLARVRRVGAISPEKAIAWGLTGPNLRATGVPYDVRKAFPYSGYQEFQFEVPVGEHGDVWDRYVVRMAEMEQSASIARQALDGLPEGPWRVEDRKLVLPPKEEVKRSMEALIHHFKLVSYGFDVPAGEVYQAVESPRGEIGFYVVSDGGNRPLRVRVRPPSFYNTQALPAILEGHLIADMVAIIASIDPVFGEVDR encoded by the coding sequence ATGAGCGGCCAGATGTGGGCCGACGAACTGCAGCAGGAGCGCATGACGGTAAGCGTTGGGCCCCACCACCCCAGCACCCACGGGGTGCTGCGGCTGATCCTGGAGCTCGACGGCGAGAACGTTGCGAAGGCCGAGGCGGAGATCGGCTTCCTTCACACGGGCATTGAGAAGTCCGCCGAGAACCTCACCTGGCAGCAGGCCATTACGGTCATCGACCGGATGGACTACCTGTCGCCTCTCTCCAACAACCTGGGCTACGTGCTGGCGGTCGAGAAGCTCCTGCAGATCGAGGCGCCCCGGCGGGTGCAGTACATCCGGGTGCTCCTGACGGAGCTGCAGCGCATCGCCAGCCACTGCGTCTGGCTTGGCACCCACGCCCTTGACCTGGGTGCCCAGAGCATCTTCTTTTACGCCTTCGATTTGCGCGAGGGGATCCTCGACATCCTGGAAGAGGCCTCGGGCGCCCGCATGAACCCGAGCTACTTCCGCATCGGTGGCCTGGCGCGGGACGTTCCGCCCAGCTTTGCCCGCATGGTGGACGCTTATTTGCGCGAGTTCCCGAAGCGCATGGCCCAGCTTCGCAGCATCCTCGACGAAAACCCTGTCTGGCTCGCCCGCGTCCGCCGGGTTGGGGCTATTTCCCCGGAAAAGGCCATCGCCTGGGGACTGACGGGGCCGAACCTGCGCGCCACGGGTGTGCCGTACGACGTTCGAAAGGCCTTCCCATACAGCGGCTACCAGGAGTTCCAGTTCGAGGTGCCGGTCGGGGAGCACGGCGACGTCTGGGACCGTTACGTGGTTCGCATGGCCGAGATGGAGCAGAGCGCCAGCATTGCCCGGCAGGCTCTCGACGGACTTCCTGAGGGCCCGTGGCGTGTCGAGGACCGCAAGCTGGTGCTGCCTCCCAAGGAGGAGGTCAAGCGCAGCATGGAGGCTCTCATCCACCACTTCAAGCTGGTCTCCTACGGCTTCGACGTGCCGGCCGGCGAGGTCTACCAGGCGGTGGAAAGCCCCCGGGGGGAGATCGGCTTCTACGTGGTTTCGGATGGCGGCAACCGGCCGCTCCGGGTGAGGGTGCGTCCGCCGTCCTTCTACAACACCCAGGCGCTGCCGGCGATCCTCGAGGGCCACCTGATCGCCGACATGGTGGCCATCATCGCCAGCATCGACCCCGTCTTCGGAGAGGTGGACCGGTGA
- a CDS encoding NADH-quinone oxidoreductase subunit A produces MDAYAALGIYLAVVLVVVLGISALAARVGGRHPDPVKAEAYESGYPTPPLLGRFPVKFYVVAMLFVIFDVETVAFYPWAVQIRNFAGYGLAVMGLFLLILAIGDAYVWKKGGFEWK; encoded by the coding sequence GTGGACGCGTACGCTGCCCTTGGAATCTACCTGGCGGTGGTCCTGGTCGTCGTTCTCGGGATAAGCGCGCTGGCTGCCAGGGTCGGCGGGCGCCACCCTGATCCGGTCAAGGCCGAAGCCTACGAGAGCGGCTACCCCACACCGCCCCTGCTCGGGCGCTTTCCTGTGAAGTTTTACGTTGTCGCGATGCTCTTCGTTATCTTCGACGTGGAGACCGTCGCGTTTTACCCGTGGGCCGTCCAGATCCGTAATTTCGCAGGGTACGGGCTGGCGGTGATGGGGCTGTTTCTGCTGATCCTGGCCATCGGCGACGCGTACGTCTGGAAGAAGGGGGGATTCGAATGGAAGTAA
- a CDS encoding bifunctional alpha,alpha-trehalose-phosphate synthase (UDP-forming)/trehalose-phosphatase, with amino-acid sequence MARLLVIANRLPVTVVKRKDGLRLHASPGGLATGLSSYFKDGGGVWVGWPGIARERLTPDERRDVEERLRARNCEPVFLGQEEVDRYYLGFSNRTLWPLAHYFPQHTVYDRSLWEAYRQVNEMFCEAVADLAESGDTVWVHDYQLMLLPAMLRSRLPDAAIGFFLHIPFPAFEVFRLLPWRREIVEGLLGSDLVGFHTYDYALHFLESVRRLLGVSDNVGRIAWQGRLVQVDAFPMGIDVERYAEAGRLAEVQDQIRRVKAQLAPARVVLSVDRMDYSKGIPQRLEAFDLFLEREPQYREKVTMVMVAVPSRTEVPAYQALKREVDERVSRINGKYGTLAWVPIRYLYRSLPFAALAALYQIADVALITPLRDGMNLVAKEFIASKADGRGVLILSEMAGAAKQLPEALLVNPNNVEEVASALFTALTMSEEEQQERNRVMQERLRHYDVKWWAQEFLQRLRSVRAAQRELSGRRLAGVERRNLVEAYRRAARRLLLLDYDGTLVPFAGRPESAFPDRELLRILGALCEDPRNTVVFVSGRDRGTLGRWLGHLRAGMAAEHGVWMRLPGGRWELVERADAAWKEAIRPVLERFAAHTPGAFVEEKDFSLVWHYRQVDASLATVRVGELKSALMHLTARLNVGVLDGDRAIDVKDANINKGRVAGRWLGGGVYGFMLAAGDDTTDEDMFAAMPPEAYTIKVRFGPTRARFYVENSQALRELLAELVEGGQQGTRLPLRI; translated from the coding sequence ATGGCGCGACTGCTCGTGATTGCCAACCGGCTGCCCGTGACCGTGGTGAAGCGCAAGGACGGGCTGCGCTTGCACGCAAGCCCTGGAGGGCTGGCCACGGGGCTCTCCTCGTACTTCAAGGACGGCGGGGGCGTGTGGGTCGGCTGGCCCGGCATCGCCCGGGAACGGCTCACCCCTGACGAACGCCGCGACGTGGAGGAACGCCTGCGGGCCCGAAACTGCGAGCCGGTCTTCCTCGGCCAGGAGGAGGTCGACCGGTACTACCTGGGCTTCTCCAATCGCACCCTCTGGCCCCTGGCGCACTACTTCCCGCAGCACACCGTTTACGACCGCTCGCTGTGGGAAGCCTACCGGCAGGTCAACGAGATGTTCTGTGAGGCCGTGGCGGACCTGGCGGAAAGCGGCGACACCGTCTGGGTGCACGACTACCAGCTGATGCTCCTTCCGGCCATGCTTCGCTCGCGGCTGCCCGATGCGGCCATCGGCTTCTTCCTGCACATCCCCTTCCCCGCCTTCGAGGTCTTCCGCTTGCTTCCGTGGCGGCGGGAGATCGTCGAAGGGCTGTTGGGCTCGGACCTGGTCGGCTTTCACACGTACGACTACGCCCTGCACTTCCTCGAAAGCGTCCGCCGTCTGCTGGGCGTAAGCGACAACGTGGGCCGGATCGCGTGGCAGGGGCGGCTCGTTCAGGTGGACGCCTTCCCCATGGGGATCGACGTCGAGCGCTACGCCGAAGCCGGGAGGCTGGCCGAAGTACAGGACCAGATCCGCAGGGTGAAAGCGCAGCTGGCGCCGGCGCGGGTGGTTCTCTCCGTGGATCGCATGGACTACTCCAAGGGCATCCCTCAGCGGCTGGAGGCGTTCGACCTCTTCTTGGAGCGCGAGCCGCAGTACCGGGAGAAGGTCACCATGGTCATGGTGGCCGTTCCGTCGCGCACCGAAGTGCCGGCGTACCAGGCGCTCAAACGGGAGGTGGACGAGCGAGTCAGCCGCATCAACGGCAAGTACGGCACGCTGGCCTGGGTGCCGATCCGCTACCTGTACCGATCCCTGCCCTTTGCCGCCCTGGCTGCCCTGTACCAGATCGCCGACGTGGCGCTGATCACGCCGCTGCGCGACGGGATGAACCTGGTGGCCAAGGAGTTCATTGCCAGCAAGGCGGACGGGCGTGGCGTGCTGATACTCAGCGAGATGGCCGGTGCGGCCAAGCAGCTTCCGGAAGCGCTGCTCGTCAACCCGAACAATGTCGAGGAGGTCGCCTCGGCGCTTTTCACGGCCCTTACCATGAGCGAGGAAGAGCAACAAGAACGCAACCGCGTCATGCAGGAGCGCCTGCGGCACTATGACGTGAAGTGGTGGGCGCAGGAGTTCTTGCAGCGCCTGCGGAGCGTACGGGCGGCGCAGCGGGAACTCTCCGGCCGCCGGCTGGCGGGCGTGGAGAGGCGGAACCTGGTGGAGGCGTACCGCCGGGCGGCGAGGCGGTTGTTGCTGCTCGACTACGACGGCACGCTCGTGCCCTTCGCGGGGCGGCCGGAGTCCGCGTTTCCTGACCGGGAGCTCCTCCGGATCCTCGGCGCCCTGTGTGAGGATCCGCGCAACACCGTCGTCTTCGTCAGCGGGCGGGACCGGGGGACGCTGGGCCGCTGGCTGGGCCACCTGAGGGCGGGGATGGCGGCCGAGCACGGCGTCTGGATGCGTTTGCCGGGGGGCCGGTGGGAGCTGGTCGAAAGGGCGGACGCGGCCTGGAAGGAGGCCATCCGGCCGGTTCTCGAGCGCTTTGCCGCCCACACGCCGGGCGCGTTCGTCGAGGAGAAGGACTTCTCCCTCGTCTGGCACTACCGGCAGGTTGACGCCTCGCTCGCCACGGTCCGCGTCGGGGAACTCAAGTCCGCCCTCATGCACCTGACGGCACGCCTCAACGTCGGGGTACTGGATGGCGACCGCGCCATCGACGTGAAGGACGCCAACATCAACAAGGGCCGGGTGGCAGGCCGGTGGCTGGGGGGCGGCGTGTACGGTTTCATGCTGGCCGCCGGTGACGATACCACCGACGAGGACATGTTCGCCGCCATGCCGCCCGAGGCGTACACCATCAAGGTACGGTTCGGGCCGACCCGCGCCCGTTTCTACGTGGAGAACTCGCAGGCGCTTCGCGAGCTTCTGGCGGAACTCGTCGAGGGCGGGCAGCAGGGAACCCGGCTCCCCCTGCGTATCTAG